A region of Pyxidicoccus parkwaysis DNA encodes the following proteins:
- a CDS encoding M36 family metallopeptidase, which produces MSLGLYRKRLLQALVVTGALAAPVALGAVQEADGTRHFDARITYNTGIKRGLSALQQTKAAELRKSVPELRVEHDTALGIVRSLTNPVGALSAPRSGDALAIGLDFVQSQRELLGLELEDIANLEVVDRVYTRVTGVTNLYLRQTYRGVPVYNGQLQINVDAEGRVLGVHSDFLPSLSRSITSVQPRLGAGEAVAGAARHLGLKLAATPRELRTELGPRQLTQVDNAGISTEKIEARLAVLPVRSDEARLVWNFLVHTPDSQHVFDMTVDASTGEVWTRIDHVAADTYRVYPRPVESPNHTSPLPPSDGRVNVLNPANAIASPFGWHDTDGVAGAEFTNMRGNNVHAYDDINNDNLPPTTEPNCGSVLNCNFAINLLGAPSTYTPAAVANLFYWNNIIHDVQYQYGFDEVGGNFQVNNYGNGGLGNDDVRAEAQDGSGMNNANFFTPVDGQRPRMQMYLWNGGTPNRDGDLDSGIIVHEYGHGISNRLVGGPMNVSCLGNVQQPGEGISDFLSLMYTAKTGDTGPLKRGIGTYALFQPTTGNGIRAQPYSTNPALNTWTYQSLTTMSGPHAVGQVFAQGMWEAYWALVDRWGFSTNLYNATGSAGNQRMMLYFTQGLKNTPCSPTFTQVRDGIIQAATTLHSGEDVCRLWTAFAGFGLGVDAVAGGPGTTAVTNGFNVPAACKTDVWGKDKPWDTGLQPDPATAANPMWESEDIWVRTTTTNGPHENPEFGQTNYVHVKVRNRSTTVAAHNVVVKAYGTNAATSTSWPSLWTEIGQATVVYLAPGADTEVVIPWNPPAVGHYCLLARLVTPQDPMTFAEIGDPNYNTRYNNNIFWRNTNVVNLLPFGFVDVRFILRNVQREPRLYNVRFTELPSAAGNKEPFLTRGTVTLDLGPELMQQWKASGGRAEGVKQTGETQFQVVDPTKAFFEIKLDAEQEFDVGMTFTDLRPAKDPEGAYTEYQFGVVQEDPQAKEGNPQVGGVSYYLRASPQ; this is translated from the coding sequence ATGTCGTTGGGTCTTTACCGGAAGCGCCTGCTGCAGGCGCTCGTCGTCACGGGCGCCCTCGCGGCCCCCGTCGCGCTGGGAGCCGTGCAGGAGGCAGATGGCACCCGCCACTTCGACGCGCGCATCACGTACAACACCGGAATCAAGCGCGGCCTCTCCGCGCTCCAGCAGACGAAGGCCGCGGAGCTGCGCAAGAGCGTCCCCGAGCTGCGCGTGGAGCATGACACGGCCCTCGGCATCGTCCGCTCGCTGACCAACCCCGTGGGCGCGCTCTCCGCGCCGCGCAGTGGCGACGCGCTCGCCATCGGCCTCGACTTCGTCCAGTCCCAGCGCGAGCTGCTCGGCCTGGAGCTGGAGGACATCGCCAACCTCGAAGTCGTGGACCGCGTGTACACGCGCGTCACCGGCGTCACCAACCTCTACCTGCGCCAGACGTACCGGGGCGTGCCCGTCTACAACGGGCAGCTGCAAATCAACGTGGACGCGGAAGGCCGCGTGCTCGGCGTGCACAGCGACTTCCTGCCGTCGCTCTCCCGGTCCATCACCAGCGTGCAGCCCCGCCTGGGCGCGGGTGAGGCCGTGGCCGGTGCCGCGCGCCACCTCGGCCTGAAGCTGGCCGCCACGCCTCGCGAGCTGCGCACCGAGCTGGGTCCGCGCCAGCTCACGCAGGTGGACAACGCCGGCATCTCCACCGAGAAGATTGAGGCCCGGCTCGCCGTGCTGCCCGTGCGCTCGGACGAGGCCCGCCTCGTGTGGAACTTCCTCGTCCACACGCCGGACAGCCAGCACGTCTTCGACATGACGGTGGACGCCAGCACCGGCGAGGTCTGGACGCGCATCGACCACGTGGCCGCGGACACGTACCGCGTCTATCCGCGCCCCGTGGAGAGCCCCAACCACACCTCGCCGCTGCCGCCCTCGGACGGCCGGGTGAATGTGCTCAACCCCGCCAACGCCATCGCCTCGCCCTTCGGCTGGCATGACACCGACGGCGTCGCGGGCGCCGAGTTCACCAACATGCGTGGCAACAACGTCCACGCCTACGACGACATCAACAACGACAACCTGCCGCCCACCACCGAGCCGAACTGCGGCAGCGTCCTCAACTGCAACTTCGCCATCAACCTCCTCGGCGCGCCGTCCACGTACACCCCGGCGGCGGTGGCGAACCTGTTCTACTGGAACAACATCATCCACGACGTCCAGTACCAGTACGGGTTCGACGAGGTGGGCGGCAACTTCCAGGTCAACAACTACGGCAACGGCGGCCTGGGCAACGACGACGTGCGCGCGGAGGCCCAGGACGGAAGCGGCATGAACAATGCCAACTTCTTCACGCCCGTCGACGGCCAGCGCCCGCGCATGCAGATGTACCTGTGGAACGGCGGCACGCCGAACCGCGACGGAGATTTGGACTCGGGCATCATCGTCCACGAGTACGGCCACGGCATCTCCAACCGCCTCGTCGGCGGTCCGATGAACGTGTCGTGTCTCGGCAACGTGCAGCAGCCGGGCGAGGGCATCAGCGACTTCCTCTCGCTCATGTACACCGCGAAGACGGGCGACACCGGCCCGCTCAAGCGCGGCATCGGCACGTACGCGCTGTTCCAGCCCACCACCGGCAACGGCATCCGCGCGCAGCCCTACAGCACCAACCCCGCGCTCAACACGTGGACGTACCAGAGCCTCACGACCATGTCCGGCCCGCACGCGGTGGGCCAGGTCTTCGCGCAGGGCATGTGGGAGGCCTACTGGGCGCTGGTGGACCGCTGGGGCTTCAGCACCAACCTGTACAACGCCACGGGCAGCGCCGGTAACCAGCGCATGATGCTGTACTTCACGCAGGGCCTGAAGAACACGCCCTGCAGCCCGACCTTCACGCAGGTGCGTGACGGCATCATCCAGGCGGCCACCACCCTGCACAGCGGCGAGGACGTCTGCCGCCTGTGGACAGCCTTCGCCGGCTTCGGCCTCGGCGTGGACGCGGTGGCCGGCGGCCCCGGCACCACCGCCGTCACCAACGGCTTCAACGTGCCCGCCGCCTGCAAGACGGACGTGTGGGGCAAGGACAAGCCGTGGGACACCGGCCTCCAGCCGGACCCCGCCACCGCGGCCAACCCCATGTGGGAGAGCGAGGACATCTGGGTCCGCACCACCACGACGAACGGCCCGCATGAGAACCCGGAGTTCGGCCAGACGAACTACGTGCACGTGAAGGTCCGCAACCGCAGCACCACCGTCGCGGCCCACAACGTCGTGGTGAAGGCGTACGGCACCAACGCCGCCACCAGCACCTCGTGGCCCAGCCTGTGGACGGAAATCGGTCAGGCCACGGTGGTGTACCTCGCGCCGGGCGCCGACACCGAGGTGGTCATCCCCTGGAACCCGCCCGCCGTCGGCCACTACTGCCTGCTGGCGCGCCTCGTCACTCCGCAGGACCCGATGACCTTCGCGGAGATTGGCGACCCCAACTACAACACGCGCTACAACAACAACATCTTCTGGCGGAACACCAACGTGGTGAATCTGCTGCCCTTCGGCTTCGTGGATGTGCGCTTCATCCTGCGCAACGTGCAGCGCGAGCCGCGCCTGTACAACGTGCGCTTCACCGAGCTGCCCAGCGCGGCCGGCAACAAGGAGCCGTTCCTCACCCGCGGCACCGTCACGCTGGACCTGGGCCCCGAGCTGATGCAGCAGTGGAAGGCGTCCGGCGGCCGCGCCGAGGGCGTCAAGCAGACGGGCGAGACGCAGTTCCAGGTGGTGGACCCGACCAAGGCCTTCTTCGAAATCAAGCTCGACGCGGAGCAGGAGTTCGACGTGGGCATGACCTTCACCGACCTCCGCCCCGCCAAGGACCCTGAGGGCGCCTACACCGAGTACCAGTTCGGCGTCGTCCAGGAGGACCCGCAGGCCAAGGAGGGCAACCCGCAGGTCGGCGGCGTGAGCTACTACCTGCGCGCGAGCCCGCAGTAG
- a CDS encoding YkgJ family cysteine cluster protein, protein MPLSTLCLRCGMCCDGTLFTHVSLQPGEATALQQRGLPLTQRADGSPALAQHCAALDGRTCTVYTDRPASCRRYHCQLYAALAEKEVSLDEALSVVDEARALVDAVGRELPPASAEEPRSVMQRARRAEKPEHGGPLPPQTHAARERAEAFLDKHFRGRFGRRE, encoded by the coding sequence GTGCCCCTCTCCACCCTCTGCCTGCGCTGTGGCATGTGCTGTGACGGCACGCTCTTCACGCACGTCTCGCTCCAGCCTGGAGAAGCCACCGCGCTGCAACAGCGCGGCCTTCCGCTGACACAGCGAGCGGACGGGTCCCCGGCGCTCGCGCAGCACTGCGCGGCGCTGGATGGGCGCACCTGTACCGTCTACACGGACCGTCCAGCGAGCTGTCGCCGCTACCACTGCCAGCTCTACGCGGCGCTCGCGGAGAAGGAGGTCTCCCTCGATGAGGCCCTCTCCGTCGTGGACGAAGCCCGTGCACTGGTGGACGCCGTGGGCCGGGAATTGCCGCCCGCATCCGCTGAGGAGCCCCGCTCGGTGATGCAGCGGGCCCGCCGCGCGGAGAAGCCGGAGCACGGTGGTCCGTTGCCACCACAGACTCATGCGGCCCGCGAGCGCGCGGAGGCGTTCCTCGACAAGCACTTCCGAGGACGCTTCGGCCGGCGTGAGTAG
- a CDS encoding PilZ domain-containing protein, translating into MLADTLDGMSGREAVLGYRVGTELTALASFGNRHAPGRLVQLSLEHMTLQLASQAALEPGQAASVVLGHGERWATALDAEVMDVRGTPEVSLRFVAPPLDAGRRIVSVLEALRDNGLLLPPETRPVWRESIDHPDRVARICDALAARQARGVARLPGGHKVEVSAAFFDVHEGLMGWRFDGPVPAAPFVLEAFGYSSVVHLEVHEVREAAGLVVIAVPKELVRYRHRWLRRATPSSPCTLSFSHALWPQVHVRRPVLDLSYEGLAFATEPGEDLMYPGMRQPVLEVSMEGLPPVRLRAEVRNIATTSTGRRCGMFVRPLDVAGARAWRTLVETQMHPTTKVDGDWSDATWSLFERSGYFRLPGKSPEDFDDLRSTYDATQARLEGRTQLGYRVVRPAGEMLEASVSVARPYEGSWMAHQLARQQVPGTRSSAREALRDIYLRGYEPTQVDPDVKWFFAFCEANVRWVRYTKFDFATWYAHTGQTCLVPFRLMEAEVERPWEVPMGIDVATPTAEERTRFFEQVSRTRPVAYREALDLVPERFDLAGPRAKWGKAGLGRERELFVARHRGQPVALAVVESAEPGLNLFNVLDGVRLVPLADDTQPEVQDAFMALLARAADWYRARGRKVFVHYVESECVMYAERAALADLGEGKLWVISASLLPEFLEHLHESTTPRGG; encoded by the coding sequence ATGCTGGCGGACACGCTGGATGGAATGAGCGGCCGGGAGGCTGTGCTGGGCTACCGGGTGGGCACGGAGCTGACCGCGCTGGCGTCGTTCGGTAACCGTCACGCGCCGGGCCGGCTGGTGCAGCTCTCGCTGGAGCACATGACTCTGCAGCTCGCGTCGCAGGCGGCGCTGGAGCCGGGTCAGGCCGCGTCGGTGGTGCTGGGACATGGAGAGCGCTGGGCCACGGCGCTGGACGCGGAGGTGATGGACGTGCGCGGCACTCCCGAGGTGAGCCTTCGCTTCGTGGCTCCGCCGCTGGATGCGGGCCGCCGCATCGTCTCCGTGCTGGAGGCGCTGCGCGACAACGGCCTGCTGCTGCCGCCGGAGACGCGGCCGGTGTGGCGCGAGAGCATCGACCATCCGGACCGCGTGGCCCGCATCTGCGACGCGCTGGCGGCGCGGCAGGCGCGCGGCGTGGCGCGGCTTCCGGGCGGGCACAAGGTGGAGGTGTCCGCGGCCTTCTTCGACGTGCACGAGGGCCTGATGGGCTGGCGCTTCGACGGCCCGGTGCCCGCCGCGCCCTTCGTGCTGGAGGCCTTCGGCTACAGCAGCGTGGTGCACCTCGAGGTGCACGAGGTGCGCGAGGCCGCGGGCCTGGTGGTGATTGCCGTGCCGAAGGAGTTGGTGCGCTACCGCCACCGCTGGCTGCGCCGCGCCACGCCGAGCAGCCCGTGCACGCTGTCCTTCAGCCACGCGCTGTGGCCGCAGGTGCACGTGCGCCGTCCGGTGCTGGACCTCTCGTACGAGGGCCTCGCCTTCGCGACGGAGCCGGGCGAGGACCTGATGTACCCGGGCATGCGCCAGCCGGTGCTCGAAGTGTCCATGGAGGGCCTGCCGCCGGTGCGCCTGCGCGCGGAGGTGCGCAACATCGCCACCACGTCCACCGGCCGCCGCTGCGGCATGTTCGTGCGCCCGCTGGACGTGGCCGGCGCCCGCGCGTGGCGCACGCTGGTGGAGACGCAGATGCACCCCACCACCAAGGTGGACGGCGACTGGAGCGACGCCACGTGGAGCCTCTTCGAGCGCTCCGGCTACTTCCGGCTGCCGGGCAAGTCCCCCGAGGACTTCGATGACCTGCGCTCCACCTACGACGCGACGCAGGCCCGGCTGGAGGGCCGCACGCAACTGGGTTACCGCGTGGTGCGCCCGGCCGGCGAGATGCTGGAGGCCTCGGTGTCCGTGGCCCGGCCGTACGAGGGCAGCTGGATGGCGCACCAGCTCGCGCGGCAGCAGGTGCCGGGCACGCGCTCGTCCGCGCGCGAGGCGCTGCGCGACATCTACCTGCGCGGCTACGAGCCCACGCAGGTGGACCCGGACGTGAAGTGGTTCTTCGCCTTCTGCGAGGCGAACGTGCGATGGGTGCGCTACACGAAGTTCGACTTCGCCACCTGGTACGCGCACACCGGACAGACGTGCCTCGTGCCCTTCCGCCTCATGGAGGCCGAGGTGGAGCGGCCGTGGGAGGTGCCCATGGGCATCGACGTGGCCACGCCCACGGCCGAGGAGCGCACGCGCTTCTTCGAGCAGGTGTCCCGCACGCGGCCGGTGGCGTACCGCGAGGCGCTGGACCTCGTCCCCGAGCGCTTCGACCTCGCGGGTCCGCGCGCGAAGTGGGGCAAGGCGGGCCTGGGCCGCGAGCGCGAGCTCTTCGTCGCGCGGCACCGCGGCCAGCCCGTCGCGCTGGCGGTGGTGGAGTCCGCCGAGCCGGGCCTCAACCTCTTCAACGTGCTGGACGGCGTGCGCCTGGTGCCGCTCGCGGACGACACCCAGCCCGAGGTGCAGGACGCGTTCATGGCCCTGCTCGCGCGCGCCGCGGACTGGTACCGCGCGCGGGGCCGCAAGGTCTTCGTGCACTACGTGGAGTCGGAGTGCGTGATGTACGCCGAGCGCGCCGCGCTGGCGGACCTCGGCGAGGGCAAGCTGTGGGTCATCTCCGCCAGCCTGCTGCCCGAGTTCCTCGAGCACCTGCACGAGTCCACCACGCCTCGCGGGGGCTGA
- a CDS encoding PadR family transcriptional regulator has translation MQIDLLQGTLDMLILKALTGGAMHGYAVASWLQRTTDDALRVEEGSLYPALHRMTRRGWVKSEWGVSENNRRAKFYTLTAEGRRQLKEEFSAWERLTEAVAKVLHAQPAAQGA, from the coding sequence ATGCAAATCGACCTGCTTCAGGGGACGCTGGACATGCTCATCCTCAAGGCGCTCACCGGAGGGGCCATGCACGGCTACGCGGTGGCGAGCTGGCTGCAGCGCACGACGGACGACGCGCTGCGCGTGGAGGAGGGCTCGCTCTATCCGGCGCTGCACCGCATGACGCGGCGCGGGTGGGTGAAGTCGGAGTGGGGCGTCTCGGAGAACAACCGCCGCGCGAAGTTCTACACGCTGACGGCGGAGGGACGGCGGCAGCTCAAGGAGGAGTTCTCCGCCTGGGAGCGGCTGACGGAGGCGGTGGCCAAGGTGCTCCACGCGCAGCCCGCGGCGCAGGGCGCTTGA
- a CDS encoding ABC transporter permease encodes MSWMIDRYQALRSLLRRGHLEDEVAEELEFHLAMRAEEYVAQGMTPEEARAEALRRFGSMDAYRKQTHQIDEDMARERRRTEIWDMVRRETRQALRSLARSPSFAVVAVLTLALGLGATTALYSVVDAVVLRPLPYDAPEQLVWLDSAVPGVAPDARWGLSEAGYLHFAREARGLASVGAFEVDNGSFATSDGALRVDVATVTASVMDVLRARPALGSLITPETDTPDARRVAVLGYDFWVRQYGADSRVLGTSVRLDDEPTEIIGVMARGLELPDDTVDVWMPLRLDPASRPVNVHGLSAIGRLKDGTSLGQAQAEITAMSARFPELFPSAYGESFMRETGFNTWVTPLAKHVVGDVDRVLWILLGSVALVLLIACANVANLFLVRSEARRRELAVRSALGAARGDLAWHALTESLLLCLVAYGLGLLLAHGALRLLVTLEPSGLPRLEEVGLGWHGAVVAAVLCVMAGVVFGLFPLARTGADVAALRESGRGLSASRRRNLMRGGMVVGQVGLAVVLLAAAGLMLRSYWTLHAVDPGLKPENVLTFDIVLPRTRYTNYDEVNRFHRELVSRLEALPGVTGVGAGSRLPLRDFGGCAGLSAEGVTPKGGLPPCLPVVGTAPGYFRALGIPLLQGRELTWEDLDRKADGVVVTKALAERMWPGEDALGKGIRGQGNGPPYYHVIGVAGDLRAHGLDKPPAEAVFFPLAPAAKDLPLWGPRRAVSVAVRTATTRPESLTPDVRRILSELDATVPLANVQTMERAVAKSPSVARATFTLFLLGIAGSMALLLSAVGLYGVIAFIVGQRRGEMGIRMALGARAAQVAGMVVLQSLRFTTLGIVLGLVGALAMGQVMSALLFEVSASDPLVLAAVCGVLVMLAMLAAYGPARRAARVDPAEVLRSE; translated from the coding sequence ATGAGCTGGATGATTGACCGCTACCAGGCGCTGCGCTCCCTGCTTCGCCGTGGGCACCTGGAAGACGAAGTGGCGGAGGAGCTGGAGTTCCATCTCGCCATGCGCGCCGAGGAGTACGTCGCGCAGGGCATGACGCCCGAGGAGGCGCGAGCGGAGGCACTGCGGCGCTTCGGCAGCATGGACGCGTACCGGAAACAGACGCACCAGATTGACGAGGACATGGCGCGCGAGCGGCGCCGCACGGAAATCTGGGACATGGTGCGGCGCGAGACGCGGCAGGCGCTGCGCTCGCTGGCGCGCAGCCCGTCCTTCGCGGTGGTGGCGGTGCTCACGCTGGCGCTCGGGCTCGGCGCGACGACGGCGCTGTACTCGGTGGTGGACGCGGTGGTGCTGCGTCCGCTGCCGTATGATGCGCCGGAGCAGCTCGTCTGGCTGGACAGCGCGGTGCCCGGGGTGGCGCCGGACGCGAGGTGGGGCCTGTCCGAGGCGGGCTACCTCCACTTCGCGCGCGAGGCCCGCGGGCTCGCGTCGGTGGGCGCGTTCGAGGTGGACAACGGGAGCTTCGCCACGAGCGACGGTGCCCTGCGGGTGGACGTGGCGACGGTGACGGCGAGTGTCATGGACGTGCTGCGCGCACGTCCGGCGCTCGGCAGCCTCATCACTCCGGAGACGGACACGCCCGATGCGCGCCGCGTCGCGGTGCTGGGGTACGACTTCTGGGTGCGGCAGTACGGCGCGGACTCGCGCGTGCTCGGCACCTCGGTGCGGTTGGATGACGAGCCCACGGAAATCATCGGCGTCATGGCGCGGGGCCTCGAGCTTCCGGATGACACCGTGGACGTGTGGATGCCGCTGCGACTGGACCCGGCGAGCCGCCCCGTGAATGTGCACGGGCTGAGTGCCATCGGCCGGCTGAAGGACGGCACCTCCCTGGGGCAGGCCCAGGCGGAAATCACCGCGATGAGCGCGCGCTTCCCGGAGCTGTTCCCCTCCGCCTACGGCGAGAGCTTCATGCGCGAGACGGGCTTCAACACCTGGGTGACGCCGCTCGCGAAGCACGTGGTGGGCGACGTGGACCGGGTGCTGTGGATTCTGCTCGGCTCGGTGGCGCTGGTGCTGCTCATCGCGTGCGCCAACGTGGCCAACCTCTTCCTCGTGCGCTCCGAGGCGCGGCGCCGTGAGTTGGCGGTGCGCTCCGCGCTGGGCGCGGCGCGCGGGGACTTGGCGTGGCATGCGCTCACGGAGAGCCTGCTGCTGTGTCTGGTGGCGTACGGGCTGGGGCTGCTCCTGGCGCACGGCGCGCTGCGCCTCTTGGTGACGCTGGAGCCGTCGGGGCTGCCGCGTCTGGAGGAGGTGGGGCTCGGCTGGCATGGCGCGGTGGTCGCGGCGGTGCTGTGCGTGATGGCCGGTGTCGTCTTCGGGCTCTTCCCGCTGGCGCGGACGGGGGCGGACGTGGCCGCGCTGCGCGAGTCGGGCCGGGGGCTGTCGGCTTCGCGCCGGCGCAACCTCATGCGCGGGGGCATGGTGGTGGGGCAGGTGGGGCTCGCGGTGGTGCTGCTCGCCGCGGCGGGGCTCATGCTGCGGAGCTACTGGACGTTGCACGCGGTGGACCCCGGGCTGAAGCCGGAGAACGTGCTCACGTTCGACATCGTTCTCCCCCGGACTCGGTACACGAACTACGACGAGGTGAACCGCTTCCACCGCGAGCTCGTCTCGAGGCTGGAGGCACTGCCGGGGGTGACGGGCGTGGGCGCGGGCTCGCGGCTGCCGCTGCGCGACTTCGGAGGGTGCGCGGGCCTCTCCGCGGAGGGCGTCACACCGAAGGGAGGCCTGCCGCCGTGCCTGCCCGTGGTGGGCACGGCGCCGGGCTACTTCCGGGCGCTCGGCATTCCCCTGCTCCAGGGCCGGGAGCTGACGTGGGAGGACCTGGACCGGAAGGCGGACGGCGTGGTGGTGACGAAGGCGCTGGCGGAGCGGATGTGGCCGGGCGAGGACGCGCTGGGCAAGGGCATCCGGGGCCAGGGTAACGGGCCGCCGTACTACCACGTCATCGGCGTGGCGGGAGACCTGCGGGCGCATGGGTTGGACAAGCCTCCGGCGGAGGCGGTGTTCTTCCCGCTCGCGCCGGCGGCGAAGGACCTGCCGCTGTGGGGGCCGCGCCGCGCGGTGAGCGTGGCGGTGCGCACGGCGACCACGCGCCCGGAGTCGCTCACGCCCGACGTGCGGCGCATCCTGTCTGAGTTGGACGCGACGGTGCCGCTGGCGAACGTGCAGACGATGGAGCGCGCGGTGGCGAAGTCTCCGTCGGTGGCGCGGGCGACCTTCACGCTGTTCCTGCTCGGCATCGCCGGGAGCATGGCGTTGCTGCTGAGCGCGGTGGGGCTCTACGGCGTGATTGCCTTCATCGTCGGCCAGCGGCGCGGGGAGATGGGCATCCGCATGGCATTGGGCGCGAGAGCGGCGCAGGTGGCCGGCATGGTGGTGCTCCAGTCGCTGCGCTTCACGACGCTGGGCATCGTGCTCGGCCTCGTCGGGGCGCTCGCGATGGGGCAGGTGATGAGCGCGCTGCTCTTCGAGGTGAGCGCGTCGGACCCCCTGGTGCTGGCGGCCGTCTGCGGGGTGCTCGTCATGCTGGCCATGCTGGCCGCCTACGGCCCCGCGCGCAGAGCCGCGCGCGTGGACCCGGCCGAGGTGCTCCGCTCGGAGTAG